A region from the Takifugu rubripes chromosome 22, fTakRub1.2, whole genome shotgun sequence genome encodes:
- the LOC101078215 gene encoding UDP-glucuronosyltransferase 1-1-like: protein MRSAALLVIMLLSMQVKGAVDKTAGPVGGGNQRPEETKGTTNTPANDSDPPFLGNLLVIPMDGSHWVDLKALAQEMGRRGHRVTVVIPEVSIRMGPGKYYDTVTFPVPYDKAVIDSIMVANKDVIKKSTVSFMEKIQKQFTQFQKIKGFLHSTAESLLFNASIISQLEQQNFDAVLTDPMVPTGALIARKLGLPIVNLLRGIPCLLDMKSAGCPSPPSYVPRFFTGYTDKMNFKERTINTMVALLEPLMCKLLFWQFDYISHQFLGEEVGIAEVLSESAVWLLRIDMTLELPRPLMPNTILVGGINCNVRDALPEDLLPWVSGEHGFIVFTLGTAVSEMPEETTTIFLEAFRQIPQKVIWRYTGQIDGNLPDNVKIMKWVPQNDLLAHPGARAFITHAGSHGLYEGLCHAVPMVMVPLLAEQPDNAEKMASRGAGILLNIFSVTTEDIVQALNNVINDTRYKDNIKTLSELHKDQPINPLELSVYWTEFVMRHKGAKHLRPAVHDLNWIQYYCLDVVAFLFTILLLVVVLTVKCLKVFLRKLGGKRKRD, encoded by the exons aTGAGGAGCGCCGCTCTGCTTGTTATCATGCTGCTCAGCATGCAGGTGAAAGGTGCTGTTGATAAGACGGCGgggcctgtggggggggggaaccagAGGCCAGAAGAAACCAAAGGCACCACAAATACTCCTGCTAATGACTCTGATCCACCTTTCCTGGGAAATCTGTTGGTGATACCTATGGATGGGAGTCACTGGGTGGATCTAAAAGCCCTCGCCCAAGAAATGGGCCGCCGTGGACACAGGGTCACCGTGGTGATACCAGAGGTCTCTATAAGGATGGGTCCAGGGAAATATTACGACACAGTGACCTTTCCTGTTCCGTACGACAAGGCTGTAATTGATTCGATAATGGTTGCAAACAAGGACgtaataaaaaaatcaacagtGTCTTTCATGGAGAAGATACAAAAACAGTTCACTCAGTTTCAGAAAATTAAAGGTTTTCTCCACAGCACTGCAGAAAGCCTGCTGTTCAACGCGAGCATCATctcacagctggagcagcag AACTTTGATGCTGTATTAACTGACCCCATGGTGCCCACAGGGGCTTTAATAGCACGGAAATTAG GCCTCCCGATTGTTAACTTGTTAAGAGGAATTCCGTGTCTGTTGGATATGAAGTCTGCAGGAtgcccctccccaccctcctaTGTTCCTCGCTTCTTTACTGGATACACAGATAAGATGAACTTCAAGGAGAGGACTATTAACACCATG GTTGCTCTGCTGGAGCCGCTCATGTGCAAACTGCTGTTTTGGCAGTttgactacatttcccatcagtTCTTAGGAGAAGAGGTGGGCATTGCTGAAGTGCTGTCAGAATCTGCTGTCTGGCTCCTCAG GATCGACATGACCCTGGAGCTCCCACGGCCTCTCATGCCCAACACGATATTGGTGGGTGGAATTAACTGCAACGTGAGAGATGCTCTGCCTGAA gatcTGCTACCCTGGGTGTCAGGAGAGCATGGATTTATAGTGTTCACTCTGGGCACCGCGGTGTCAGAGATGCCAGAGGAGACAACTACAATCTTCTTGGAGGCTTTTAGACAGATTCCACAGAAG GTCATCTGGAGGTACACTGGACAGATCGATGGCAATCTTCCAGATAATGTAAAGATAATGAAGTGGGTGCCCCAGAATGACCTTTTAG cTCATCCTGGAGCTCGAGCTTTCATCACTCACGCTGGCTCTCATGGTCTCTATGAGGGTCTGTGCCACGCTGTTCCCATGGTGATGGTGCCTCTGTTGGCAGAACAACCAGACAACGCGGAGAAGATGGCAAGTAGAGGAGCAGGAATTCTCCTCAATATTTTTTCAGTCACGACAGAAGACATTGTCCAAGCACTGAACAACGTCATCAATGACACCAG GTATAAAGACAACATAAAGACACTGTCTGAGCTCCATAAGGACCAACCAATTAATCCACTTGAGCTTTCGGTTTACTGGACAGAATTTGTGATGCGGCACAAAGGGGCAAAACATCTCCGACCTGCTGTCCATGACCTCAACTGGATCCAGTATTATTGCCTGGATGTTGTAGCATTCTTGTTCACTATACTGCTGCTTGTTGTTGTGCTGACAGTAAAATGTTTGAAAGTATTTCTCAGGAAACTTGGTGGGAAAAGGAAGCGAGACTAA
- the orc2 gene encoding origin recognition complex subunit 2 isoform X1, with product MDVLEVKFIGDGDALEHIVDKREDVQSHSGAVQKMVRLKSPPGRRDREQDGDGNGFLGEQNYIQALGADSMEDDDDGMSRVAGSSIFTFQKVKRGHSMAQTASELARTPAKTVTFGAAPDIEPSTPTRTGRDQRSESRTPQRRKKVQFVSTTPHRLRKRITIPSLRSDSDSELSPSDSGEEVDEDGEEEEEQVKKEDKENLKTPRTPQKGLSAALYKTPAKKSKTTCEALSQPGMVEEYFEAHGSSKVLTSDRTLERLHIPKLDRETLVKLLGGKPSCYAKEIQQLHKKHQKHFSKWMLQLQLGFSVLVYGLGSKKNLLEDFRVSHLSQEIHLVVNGFFPSITLKSILNALTCEVLEHQGSFRTPSDQIQYIAQTLKDSSELHIYLLIHNIDGLMLRGEKTQSALGQLASLPNLHLVASIDHINAPLVWDQFQQSQFNWLWWECVTFQHYTEETSYENSLLVQQTGALALSSLTHVLRSLTPNARGIFKMLVKFQLENKDNPSYTGLSFQDFYQRCREAFLVNSDLTLRTQLTEFRDHKLIRTRKGVDGVEYLLVAVDASTLMAFLENEDGN from the exons ATGGATGTGTTGGAGGTGAAGTTCATTGGCGATGGAGATGCTCTGGAGCACATCGTAGACAAACGTGAGG ATGTGCAGAGCCACAGTGGGGCCGTTCAGAAGATGGTGAGGTTGAAGAGCCCACCTGGACGACGAGACAGGGAACAGGACGGGGATGGAAATGGATTCCTGGGTGAGCAAAACTACATCCAAGCTCTTGGAGCAGACAGTATGGAAG atgatgatgatgggatgtcCAGAGTTGCTGGATCCtccattttcacatttcagAAAGTCAAACGTGGACACAGCATGGCTCAGACAG CAAGCGAGTTGGCTCGGACCCCCGCAAAAACGGTGACATTCGGCGCAGCCCCAGATATCGAACCATCCACTCCCACACGAACGGGTCGCG ACCAGAGGAGTGAAAGCAGGACTCCACAGAGA AGGAAAAAAGTCCAGTTTGTATCGACAACACCCCACAGACTGAGGAAGAGAATAACAA TTCCGAGCCTCCGGTCAGACAGTGATAGTGAGCTGTCACCCTCTGATTCTGGAGAGGAAGtggatgaagatggagaagaagaagaagaacaggtCAAGAAAGAAGACAAGGAGAATTTAAAGACTCCTAGAACCCCCCAAAAGGGCCTATCTGCAGCTCTCTATAAGACGCCAGCCAAAAAGTCTAAGACAACATGTGAAGCCCTCAGTCAACCCGGTATGGTGGAGGAGTATTTTGAAGCCCACGGCAGCTCGAAGGTGTTGACATCTGACCGGACCTTGGAGCGTTTACACATCCCGAAGCTCGACAGG gagaCGTTGGTCAAACTCTTGGGCGGAAAGCCGTCATGCTATGCTAAAGAGATCCAGCAGCTCCACAAAAAGCACCAAAAGCACTTTAGCAAAtggatgctgcagctgca GCTGGGATTCAGTGTGCTGGTCTACGGTTTAGGCAGCAAGAAAAATCTGCTGGAGGACTTCCGTGTTTCTCACTTGTCCCAAGAAATCCACCTTGTTGTCAACGGGTTCTTCCCATCCATCACTCTTAAGTCG ATCTTGAACGCTCTGACGTGTGAGGTTCTCGAACACCAGGGAAGTTTCCGGACACCCTCAGACCAGATCCAGTACATCGCTCAGACCCTTAAAGACA GTTCAGAGCTTCATATTTACCTGCTAATACATAATATCGATGGACTGATGCTGCGAGGAGAGAAGACCCAGAGTGCACTGGGGCAGCTGGCCTCACTGCCCAACCTGCACCTGGTGGCGTCTATAGACCACATAAATGCTCCCCTTG TATGGGACCAGTTTCAACAGAGCCAGTTTAACTGGTTGTGGTGGGAGTGTGTGACGTTCCAGCACTACACGGAGGAGACGTCGTATGAAAACTCGCTCCTGGTGCAGCAGACGGGCGCCCTGGCTCTGTCTTCACTCACACACGTGCTGCGCAGCCTGACGCCAAATGCGAG GGGAATTTTCAAAATGTTGGTGAAATTTCAGCTGGAGAATAAGGACAATCCTTCGTACACAG GATTGTCATTCCAAGACTTCTACCAGCGTTGCCGAGAGGCATTCTTGGTCAATTCCGACCTCACCTTGAGGACCCAGCTGACCGAGTTCAGAGACCACAAACTGATCCGCACACGAAAG GGTGTTGATGGAGTGGAATACTTGCTGGTTGCTGTAGATGCAAGCACATTGATGGCTTTCCTGGAGAACGAGGATGGCAACTGA
- the LOC101079404 gene encoding uncharacterized protein — MKDEALSSLYTPALVVDLDKVKRNVQNMTERYEKLGVQLRPHMKTHKTLECADIMTGGTRRCIVVSTLAEASFYADHGFDDILYAYPLPFDKVEHCAALSERLDLFQVLLDHPDALEELKKRPLKDGRQWHVWLKLDCGNGRAGVLYSDPGTLKLALAIAQADGVELTGVYAHCGNTYKCKGVEQIQAVAQETTNLTLQFMEKLKDAGVTCKSSIGSTPSCSHPVKDMAQLSEVHPGNYVFYDVQQSLIGSCSLEDVAVKVLTRVISHAPHRNQLLVDCGWTGLSLDGAGTLPTGYAVIEGHTDLKLVSMTQEHGRMEPISGPLDYSKYPLGTMLTLIPYHSCATAAMHSVYHVYSEGHLVGKWLPTRGW; from the exons ATGAAGGACGAGGCCCTCTCATCCCTGTATACCCCTGCTCTGGTGGTGGACCTGGACAAAGTGAAGAGAAATGTCCAGAACATGACTGAGCGATATGAGAAGCTGGGTGTCCAACTTCGGCCTCACATGAAGACCCACAAAACCCt tGAGTGCGCTGACATAATGACAGGTGGAACCCGGAGATGCATCGTGGTTTCCACACTTGCTGAAGCCAGTTTCTACGCCGACCACGGTTTTGATGACATCCTCTACGCTTACCCTCTTCCTTTTGATAAG GTGGAGCACTGTGCAGCTCTGTCAGAGAGACTGGATCTCTTCCAGGTTTTGCTGGATCACCCAGACgctctggaggagctcaagaAGAGGCCGCTAAAAGACGGCCGGCAGTGGCATGTCTGGCTGAAACTTGACTGTGGCAACGGGAGAG CGGGAGTCCTGTATTCAGACCCCGGGACGCTCAAACTTGCTCTGGCCATCGCTCAGGCGGACGGCGTGGAGCTCACGGGCGTGTACGCTCACTGTGGCAACACCTACAAGTGCAAAGGAGTGGAGCAGATACAGGCGGTTGCCCAGGAAACCACCAACTTGACTCTGCAGTTCATGGAAAA ATTGAAGGATGCTGGCGTCACCTGTAAGTCCAGCATAGGCTCCACCCCTTCCTGTAGTCACCCTGTCAAAGACATGGCCCAGCTCAGTGAGGTGCACCCTGGGAACTATGTTTTCTATG ATGTGCAACAGTCCCTTATTGGCTCATGCAGTTTGGAGGACGTGGCTGTGAAGGTTTTGACGCGAGTCATAAGTCACGCTCCTCACAGGAATCAGCTCCTGGTCGACTGTGGATGGACGGGACTGAG TCTAGATGGAGCTGGAACACTCCCCACTGGATATGCTGTTATTGAAGGACATACAGACCTCAA GTTGGTGTCCATGACTCAGGAGCATGGTAGAATGGAGCCCATCTCGGGGCCTTTGGACTACAGTAAATACCCACTGGGCACAATGCTCACTCTGATCCCCTACCAT TCCTGTGCCACTGCAGCGATGCATTCTGTGTACCACGTGTACTCTGAGGGCCATCTGGTGGGGAAGTGGCTCCCAACACGAGGGTGGTGA
- the pecr gene encoding peroxisomal trans-2-enoyl-CoA reductase: protein MASSVFKPGLFKHKVAIVTGGGSGIGKAISAELLELGCNVVISSRNTGRLEAAAQEMRQKLPLSSPASVTPLQCNIRNENEVKELVSSVLKQYGRIDFLVNNGGGQFSSPAEHISSKGWKAVIDTNLTGTFQCCQAVYSSWMKQHGGVIVNIIADMWKGFPGMSHTGAARAAVDNLTKSLAIEWAASGVRVNAIAPGTIFSKTAMENYKDLGPQLFRMSVSHCPAKRLGVPEEISSAVCFLLSPAASYISGATLKVDAGQSLYHSMWEIPNHSAWPEAPEGENLDAMKELLNPQSKL, encoded by the exons ATGGCGTCCAGTGTATTCAAACCGGGCTTGTTCAAACACAAAGTTGCAATAGTAACAGGTGGTGGATCTGGAATCGGGAAAGCCATCTCTGCAGAGCTGCTTGAACTGG GCTGCAATGTGGTCATCTCCAGTCGGAATACAGGACGGCTGGAGGCCGCGGCTCAGGAGATGAGACAAAAACTCCCTCTATCCAGCCCAGCATCTGTTACTCCGCTTCAGTGTAACATCCGAAATGAGAACGAG GTGAAGGAACTGGTGTCGTCAGTGTTGAAGCAGTACGGCAGGATAGACTTCTTGGTGAATAATGGTGGGGGACAGTTCAGCAGCCCGGCAGAGCACATTTCCTCAAAAGGCTGGAAAGCTGTGATAGACACCAACCTGACCGGAACTTTCCAGTGCTGTCAGGCAG TCTATTCCTCATGGATGAAACAGCATGGAGGTGTGATTGTGAACATCATCGCTGATATGTGGAAAGGCTTTCCTGGGATGAG CCACACGGGAGCTGCAAGGGCAGCTGTAGACAACCTGACAAAGAGTCTGGCCATTGAGTGGGCAGCCTCTGGAGTCCGTGTCAATGCTATAGCACCA GGTACAATCTTTTCAAAAACTGCAATGGAGAACTACAAGGATCTTGGGCCTCAGCTCTTCAGGATGTCAGTTTCACATTGCCCTGCTAAAAGGCTAGGAGTTCCAGAAGAG ATATCATCGGCAGTGTGTTTCCTACTCTCACCTGCTGCCTCCTACATATCTGGAGCCACCCTGAAGGTTGATGCAGGACAGAGTCTGTACCATTCAATGTGGGAGATACCAA ACCACAGTGCCTGGCCTGAAGCTCCTGAGGGGGAGAACCTGGATGCTATGAAAGAATTGCTCAACCCACAAAGCAAACTCTAG
- the cfap410 gene encoding cilia and flagella associated protein 410 — MKLTQKLVLAKAKASDLESVKKLNCWGCNLTDISIFSQMVNIEVLALSANSISSLSPMAGCLSLCELYLRKNMIPSLSELCHLRPMTRLRVLCLAENPCCGTDPNRYRLSVLRCLPRLQKLDNQVVTEEELAMALVEGEAVTTPPESLKNQLPSNGLPDADVENDPQYYNMKETNKIREELGMKPLRREKFSSLSSPSTRETKPLLRKSHTLDAVLLLLRDLDEEELQVVHIAAQNRLQTFTVDSETFDSLQTVKSVEMQQ, encoded by the exons ATGAAGCTAACACAAAAACTGGTTCTTGCTAAAGCTAAGGCTTCCGACTTGGAAAGCGTGAAGAAATTGAACTGCTG GGGATGCAACCTGACAGAT ATTTCAATCTTCTCCCAAATGGTCAATATTGAGGTGCTGGCACTTAG TGCCAACAGCATCTCATCCCTTTCTCCAATGGCTgggtgtctgtctctgtgtgagCTCTACCTGAGGAAGAACATgatcccctccctctctgagctGTGCCATTTGCGTCCCATGACACGTCTCAGAGTGCTGTGTTTGGCTGAAAACCCCTGTTGTGGAACAGATCCCAACAGGTACCGCCTGTCTGTGCTGCGCTGCCTCCCTCGACTGCAGAAGCTCGACAACCAAG TTGTGACAGAGGAAGAGCTTGCTATGGCGCTGGTGGAAGGTGAAGCAGTCACTACCCCACCTGAAAGTCTCAAAAATCAGCTTCCATCCAATGGATTACCTGATGCAGACGTGGAGAATGACCCCCAGTACTACAACATGAAGGAGACCAA taAAATAAGGGAAGAGTTGGGAATGAAGCCTCTCCGGAGAGAGAAGTTCTCATCCCTTTCTTCTCCATCAACCAGAGAAACCAAACCATTGCTGAGAAAG TCACACACGCTCGAtgctgttcttctgctgctgaGGGATTTAGATGAAGAGGAACTTCAAGTCGTACACATCGCCGCTCAGAACCGGCTCCAGACGTTCACAGTAGACTCAGAAACATTTGATTCCCTGCAGACCGTCAAATCTGTGGAGATGCAACAATGA
- the LOC101078725 gene encoding UDP-glucuronosyltransferase 1-1-like yields MRSAALLVIMLLSMQVKGAVVKTAGPVGGGNQRPEETKGTTNTPANDSDPPFLGNLLVIPMDGSHWVDLKALAQEMGRRGHRVTVVIPEVSIRMGPGKYYDIVTFPVPYDKAVIDSIMVANKDVMEKSTVSFMEKIQKRFTQFQKIKSFLHTTAESLLFNASIISQLEQQNFDAVLTDPMVPTGALIARKLGLPIVNLLRGIPCMLDMKSAGCPSPPSYVPRFLTGYTDKMNFKERTINTMVALLEPLMCKLLFWQFDYISHQFLGEEVGIAEVLSESAVWLLRIDMTLELPRPLMPNMILVGGINCNVRDALPEDLLPWVSGEHGFIVFTLGTVVSEMPEETTTIFLEAFRQIPQKVIWRYTGQIDGNLPDNVKIMKWVPQNDLLAHPGARAFITHAGSHGLYEGLCHAVPMVMVPLSAEQPDNAEKMASRGAGIVLNVLSVTTEDIVQALNNVINDTRYKDNIKTLSELHKDQPMNPLELSVYWTEFVMRHKGAKHLRPAVHDLNWIQYYCLDVVAFLFTILLLLVVLTVKCLKVCLRKLGGKRKRD; encoded by the exons aTGAGGAGCGCTGCTCTGCTTGTTATCATGCTGCTCAGCATGCAGGTGAAAGGTGCTGTTGTTAAGACGGCGgggcctgtggggggggggaaccagAGGCCAGAAGAAACCAAAGGCACCACAAATACTCCTGCTAATGACTCTGATCCACCTTTCCTGGGAAATCTGTTGGTGATACCTATGGATGGGAGTCACTGGGTGGATCTAAAAGCCCTCGCCCAAGAAATGGGCCGCCGTGGACACAGGGTCACCGTGGTGATACCAGAGGTCTCTATAAGGATGGGTCCAGGGAAATACTACGACATAGTGACCTTTCCTGTTCCGTACGACAAGGCTGTAATTGATTCAATAATGGTTGCAAACAAGGACGTTATGGAAAAATCAACAGTGTCTTTCATGGAGAAGATACAAAAACGTTTCACCCAGTTTCAGAAAATTAAAAGTTTTCTCCACACCACTGCAGAAAGCCTGCTGTTCAACGCGAGCATCATctcacagctggagcagcag AACTTTGATGCTGTATTAACTGACCCCATGGTGCCCACAGGGGCTTTAATAGCACGGAAATTAG GCCTCCCGATTGTTAACCTGTTAAGAGGAATTCCGTGTATGTTGGATATGAAGTCTGCAGGAtgcccctccccaccctcctaTGTTCCTCGCTTCCTGACTGGATACACAGATAAGATGAACTTCAAGGAGAGGACTATTAACACCATG GTTGCTCTGCTGGAGCCGCTCATGTGCAAACTGCTGTTTTGGCAGTttgactacatttcccatcagtTCTTAGGAGAAGAGGTGGGCATTGCTGAAGTGCTGTCAGAATCTGCTGTCTGGCTCCTCAG GATCGACATGACCCTGGAGCTCCCACGGCCTCTCATGCCCAACATGATATTGGTGGGTGGAATTAACTGCAACGTGAGAGATGCTCTGCCTGAA gatcTGCTACCCTGGGTGTCAGGAGAGCATGGATTTATAGTGTTCACTCTGGGCACCGTGGTGTCAGAGATGCCAGAGGAGACAACTACAATCTTCTTGGAGGCTTTTAGACAGATTCCACAGAAG GTCATCTGGAGGTACACTGGACAGATCGATGGCAATCTTCCAGATAATGTAAAGATAATGAAGTGGGTGCCCCAGAATGACCTTTTAG CTCATCCTGGAGCTCGAGCTTTCATCACTCACGCTGGCTCTCACGGTCTCTATGAGGGTCTGTGCCACGCTGTTCCCATGGTAATGGTGCCACTGTCGGCAGAGCAGCCGGACAATGCGGAGAAGATGGCAAGTAGAGGAGCAGGAATTGTCCTGAATGTTCTTTCAGTCACGACAGAAGACATTGTCCAAGCACTGAACAACGTCATCAATGACACCAG GTATAAAGACAACATAAAGACACTGTCTGAGCTCCATAAGGACCAACCAATGAATCCACTTGAGCTTTCAGTTTACTGGACAGAATTTGTGATGCGGCACAAAGGGGCAAAACATCTCCGACCTGCTGTCCATGACCTCAACTGGATCCAGTATTATTGCCTGGATGTTGTAGCATTCTTGTTCACTATACTGCTGCTTCTTGTTGTGCTGACAGTAAAATGTTTGAAAGTATGCCTCAGGAAACTGGGCGGGAAAAGGAAACGAGACTAA
- the rpl37a gene encoding large ribosomal subunit protein eL43, which translates to MAKRTKKVGIVGKYGTRYGASLRKMVKKIEISQHSKYTCSFCGKTKMKRRAVGIWHCGSCRKTVAGGAWTYNTTSAVTVKSAIRRLRELKDQ; encoded by the exons ATG GCCAAGCGCACCAAGAAGGTGGGGATCGTTGGTAAATATGGAACGCGTTACGGCGCCTCGCTGAGGAAGATGGTGAAGAAAATTGAAATCTCCCAGCATTCAAAGTACACCTGCTCTTTCTGTGGCAAG ACCAAGATGAAGAGAAGGGCTGTTGGAATCTGGCACTGTGGGTCCTGCAGGAAGACGGTGGCTGGAGGTGCCTGGACGTATAA CACAACGTCAGCCGTCACAGTCAAGTCTGCAATCAGGAGACTGAGAGAGTTGAAGGACCAGTAA
- the orc2 gene encoding origin recognition complex subunit 2 isoform X2 has product MDVLEVKFIGDGDALEHIVDKHVQSHSGAVQKMVRLKSPPGRRDREQDGDGNGFLGEQNYIQALGADSMEDDDDGMSRVAGSSIFTFQKVKRGHSMAQTASELARTPAKTVTFGAAPDIEPSTPTRTGRDQRSESRTPQRRKKVQFVSTTPHRLRKRITIPSLRSDSDSELSPSDSGEEVDEDGEEEEEQVKKEDKENLKTPRTPQKGLSAALYKTPAKKSKTTCEALSQPGMVEEYFEAHGSSKVLTSDRTLERLHIPKLDRETLVKLLGGKPSCYAKEIQQLHKKHQKHFSKWMLQLQLGFSVLVYGLGSKKNLLEDFRVSHLSQEIHLVVNGFFPSITLKSILNALTCEVLEHQGSFRTPSDQIQYIAQTLKDSSELHIYLLIHNIDGLMLRGEKTQSALGQLASLPNLHLVASIDHINAPLVWDQFQQSQFNWLWWECVTFQHYTEETSYENSLLVQQTGALALSSLTHVLRSLTPNARGIFKMLVKFQLENKDNPSYTGLSFQDFYQRCREAFLVNSDLTLRTQLTEFRDHKLIRTRKGVDGVEYLLVAVDASTLMAFLENEDGN; this is encoded by the exons ATGGATGTGTTGGAGGTGAAGTTCATTGGCGATGGAGATGCTCTGGAGCACATCGTAGACAAAC ATGTGCAGAGCCACAGTGGGGCCGTTCAGAAGATGGTGAGGTTGAAGAGCCCACCTGGACGACGAGACAGGGAACAGGACGGGGATGGAAATGGATTCCTGGGTGAGCAAAACTACATCCAAGCTCTTGGAGCAGACAGTATGGAAG atgatgatgatgggatgtcCAGAGTTGCTGGATCCtccattttcacatttcagAAAGTCAAACGTGGACACAGCATGGCTCAGACAG CAAGCGAGTTGGCTCGGACCCCCGCAAAAACGGTGACATTCGGCGCAGCCCCAGATATCGAACCATCCACTCCCACACGAACGGGTCGCG ACCAGAGGAGTGAAAGCAGGACTCCACAGAGA AGGAAAAAAGTCCAGTTTGTATCGACAACACCCCACAGACTGAGGAAGAGAATAACAA TTCCGAGCCTCCGGTCAGACAGTGATAGTGAGCTGTCACCCTCTGATTCTGGAGAGGAAGtggatgaagatggagaagaagaagaagaacaggtCAAGAAAGAAGACAAGGAGAATTTAAAGACTCCTAGAACCCCCCAAAAGGGCCTATCTGCAGCTCTCTATAAGACGCCAGCCAAAAAGTCTAAGACAACATGTGAAGCCCTCAGTCAACCCGGTATGGTGGAGGAGTATTTTGAAGCCCACGGCAGCTCGAAGGTGTTGACATCTGACCGGACCTTGGAGCGTTTACACATCCCGAAGCTCGACAGG gagaCGTTGGTCAAACTCTTGGGCGGAAAGCCGTCATGCTATGCTAAAGAGATCCAGCAGCTCCACAAAAAGCACCAAAAGCACTTTAGCAAAtggatgctgcagctgca GCTGGGATTCAGTGTGCTGGTCTACGGTTTAGGCAGCAAGAAAAATCTGCTGGAGGACTTCCGTGTTTCTCACTTGTCCCAAGAAATCCACCTTGTTGTCAACGGGTTCTTCCCATCCATCACTCTTAAGTCG ATCTTGAACGCTCTGACGTGTGAGGTTCTCGAACACCAGGGAAGTTTCCGGACACCCTCAGACCAGATCCAGTACATCGCTCAGACCCTTAAAGACA GTTCAGAGCTTCATATTTACCTGCTAATACATAATATCGATGGACTGATGCTGCGAGGAGAGAAGACCCAGAGTGCACTGGGGCAGCTGGCCTCACTGCCCAACCTGCACCTGGTGGCGTCTATAGACCACATAAATGCTCCCCTTG TATGGGACCAGTTTCAACAGAGCCAGTTTAACTGGTTGTGGTGGGAGTGTGTGACGTTCCAGCACTACACGGAGGAGACGTCGTATGAAAACTCGCTCCTGGTGCAGCAGACGGGCGCCCTGGCTCTGTCTTCACTCACACACGTGCTGCGCAGCCTGACGCCAAATGCGAG GGGAATTTTCAAAATGTTGGTGAAATTTCAGCTGGAGAATAAGGACAATCCTTCGTACACAG GATTGTCATTCCAAGACTTCTACCAGCGTTGCCGAGAGGCATTCTTGGTCAATTCCGACCTCACCTTGAGGACCCAGCTGACCGAGTTCAGAGACCACAAACTGATCCGCACACGAAAG GGTGTTGATGGAGTGGAATACTTGCTGGTTGCTGTAGATGCAAGCACATTGATGGCTTTCCTGGAGAACGAGGATGGCAACTGA
- the ndufb3 gene encoding NADH dehydrogenase [ubiquinone] 1 beta subcomplex subunit 3, giving the protein MGGDHGHGKMSMPDWQQWKTEGTPLEFTQKRLAARGLKDPWARNEAWRYSGGFARAVTLSDVLLRGFKWGFAAFTVALAVEYALFPPKKGGH; this is encoded by the exons ATGGGAGGTGATCATGGCCATGGAAAGATGTCCATGCCAGACTGGCAGCAGTGGAAGACAGAGGGAACACCACTTGAATTCACACAGAAGAGGTTAGCAGCCAGGGGCCTCAAGGACCCATGGGCACG TAATGAGGCTTGGAGATACTCTGGTGGCTTTGCTCGTGCTGTGACTTTGTCTGATGTGCTGCTCAGAGGATTCAAGTGGGGCTTTGCAGCCTTCACTGTTGCTTTGGCAGTTGAATACGCTCTGTTCCCACCAAAGAAGGGTGGCCACTAA